AAGAGAAAAGAGCACAAGATCGATACGGAGTGCCGCAAGGGGCGAACCTATCAGGATTACCTGGCATTTATGGCAGACGATCCCTGGCCGGTGGTCGAGATGGATTCCGTCATTGGCACCCTTGGCGGCAGGGTCATCTTGTCCCTTTACTTCCAGGAGTCCTCCATGCTGCTCTTGTTCTTGCGTGAGAGAAATACCGCCAAGTCCGTCATCGACCTCTTCGAGCAACTTGACAAGCACCTCGGCCGGGAAACCTTTTGCAAACTCTTCCCCGTCCTTTTGACCGACAACGGGTCCGAGTTCTCCAATCCCAAAGCGATTGAATTCGACTCAAAGGGACAACGGCGTACCCGGATCTATTACTGTGACCCGGGTACACCCAACCAGAAACCTGGGGTGGAAGGCGCCCATAAACACTTGAGGCGCATCCTGCCCAGGGGGTCATCCTTTGACCAGCTCACCCAGAAGGATCTCAACCTGGTCATGGGCCATGTCAACGGATTTCCCAGAAAAAGGCTGAATGACCAGACCCCACTCCAGTCATTCAGCGCCACCTTCGGGAGGGACACACTGGAATGCTTGAACATTCCAGTATTGGATCCTTCCCAGGTAACCTTGCGGCCCAGCATCTTAATTAAATAAGGCGCTGATTCGACAGAAGGCCCGCCCTGAAATTTGGTTCTTCTCTTAACCTTTCAGGCCATCCAGCTTAAAGTGTCGAGAACGATAAAAAGCTCGATTGGCTTGTTTGGCGCGCGCTTCTTTTCGGCCGGCATGCTCATTCTAACATTTATCTTCATTTTGCGGCGCTTTTTAAATCCCTGCCAAAGGCCGATGGTGATTTCTTTTCAAGTTTTCCTGGCTTCCTTCTCGACTGTCCAGCTTAGCGTGTCATTTATCGTTCGCCGGGTGAAAGAAGAAGTGATTCGGGCACATAGCCCGACCGCCCGTCGGAAAGACGGATCAGGATCCAGCCGTCCAGGGGGCTGGTCAACTGGGTTACATGATCTCCCCGCGTGACCGAGGCGACCAGCTCATCTCCCCCCGGTTCCGATACGACCCGGAGGCTGCTGGCCTTGACAATGATGTCAATCTCGAATTCCGTTTTCACAATGGCCGGCCTGCTTTCCTGAGAGGTAACTTTCGGGCCTTCCTCCCGGGGATCTTCTGCTTTTCCGTCACCCCGGATCGCATGAAAAGCTGACAGCAACAGAACCAGGGCAACCAGCCAGATCGCAAGGTAGGCAAGCAGCGACAAGCCGCGGGATCCGGGGACCAGATGAGTCAGTTTCCTGTGAAAACCGACGATCGCACCTCTGATGCCCTCTGTGTTCCAATGCTTGACCCTGTCCAGCCAGTTTTCCCGGGGTTTGCGGGATATCCGCCCGCGATTTTCATGCCCTGCAGGACCTCCCCCAGGCCCCTTGACCGGCAAGCTGAATCTTTCCTGCCTGTCAGCCTGCCAGTCCGTCCTGAAAGTCGGCGGTTTCGGCCCGTAATCCA
This portion of the Fastidiosipila sp. genome encodes:
- a CDS encoding IS30 family transposase, which encodes KRKEHKIDTECRKGRTYQDYLAFMADDPWPVVEMDSVIGTLGGRVILSLYFQESSMLLLFLRERNTAKSVIDLFEQLDKHLGRETFCKLFPVLLTDNGSEFSNPKAIEFDSKGQRRTRIYYCDPGTPNQKPGVEGAHKHLRRILPRGSSFDQLTQKDLNLVMGHVNGFPRKRLNDQTPLQSFSATFGRDTLECLNIPVLDPSQVTLRPSILIK